From the genome of Rhinoderma darwinii isolate aRhiDar2 chromosome 1, aRhiDar2.hap1, whole genome shotgun sequence:
TATATACAGGGCAAATGACACAGTATTGTCCCTTACTTGTTGGTAGTGTAATATCCATTCATCTGAGACATATAGGCTTTCTTCTTTTGTTTTCGGGTTTCAGGATTAAAGTCAGCGACCTGAGGCCCAGGATTTTGAAAGGCTAAACATTTCAATTGTCTATCAATTTGCTGTAAAAACAATAGAGGTTATAAAAATTATCAGTACTTAACACAGTCTGATCGCCCCACTATACTTCCCCAAGCCTCCCTTTTAATACACAGATTACAGGTAATCTACTATATTTCTTGCTTTCCCCCCTTGTAttgcttaggcttcattcacatatgtgctagggtcccgttccgacgttccgtctgagctttccatcggaacgggtccctgactgacacaaacggaaaccaaaaggtttccgtttccatcaccattgatttcaatcgtgaCTGATCAGGTCCCAATgctttcagtttgtctcagttgtcgTTTTTCCGTAATCAATAGCGTagtgtttttgatgcggaaactacggcaaaaaacgcccaaaatcgcctcatcgatttcaatggaaggcagaggcgttttttccgctcacgggaaaaagaagcgacatgccctatgttCGGGCATTTCCATCTCTTCCTCCcgttgatgttaatgggaggtcagaaaaagtggttttcacagtgttttttgcccgtggcgctcaatggccgcggcagaACAATGTAGCAAAAAACagtgtgcaggcaggtcaaaatttgcctcaaaatttctgaaggaattttgaggcagatttttccacctgcaaaaatctccatgtgaacagggcctaaagtgcATGTTTGTTCCTGTTGCCTGCACTGTAGGGTAGGAATGCATGCACAAGTACACAGTGGCTGCCACTTTAAAGGGGTCCATGTGGCTGTcactaacattaaaaccactgacaagtgAAGTGAATTGAATTACATTCATGATCTTATTACAATGGTATAtgtcaagaggggggggggggggtagattagGCGGCAAGTAAACAGTCAGCTCCTGAAGTTGGTGTGTTGTAAGGACCTGTGTGACTGATAAGAGCCGAATAGtaatggctagatgactgggtcagagcatctataaaacggaaggtcttgtggggtgtttggTCTGCAGTGGTCAGTAAATGCATTACCAAAAGTGGTACAAGGAAGGACAACGGGTGACctggcaacagggtcatgggcacccaaAGCTAATTGAGGCGTGTGGGAATGAAGACTAGCTaatctggtctgatcccacaaaagagctactgtagcacaaattgctgaaaaagttagttagatgtgatagatcccTTGTCTACCACCGAAAAGTACCTACAATGGGCACTTGAGCAGACCTGGACCACGAAGTAATGGAAGACGGTGGCTTGCTCTGAtggatcacattttcttttacatcacgtGGGCAGGAGGTTGCATGTGGGTCATTAACTGGGGGAAGAGATAGCACCCAGATCtgttatgggaagaagacaagccagcAGAGGCAGTGTAATGCTTTAGGCCATGTTCTGCTAGGAAACCGTGGatcctggcatttatgtggatgttactttgatagCCACCACCTACctgaacattgttgcagaccaagtacaccccattATGACAGTGTTATTCCCTAATGACAGTTGTATCTTTCAGCAGGAAAATGTGCACTGGAACATAACAAAGCGTTCAAAATGTTGACTTGGATCTCAATCCAAATGAGCATCTGCGACGGACCCGCCACTGTGTTGTGGCTTCCGTTATAAACAAAAGCCACaaggcaaatgtgaacagagcattaTGGTGGTTTTAtggttatggctgaacggtgtatactAGTTGAGCAGTAATAGTGTTAAATAAGTGGCACGTGCATTTGTAAGAAATCCAGAATGAATTGAGTAGAATGTTAGATTGTGAAAGGCATACCAACTGTTTCTGGGGTCTTGGATGGTCATCTTTAATAGCATCTCTCTCCATGCCTTCTtgtccttcattgttttttgcacacaTTGATTTTTCACTCATTGTGAGCTTTAGAAatctataaagtaaaaaaaaaataagtatagtTTGTACTATAAGAAAATGaaatgtctgctctatttatgaaAGAATACTTtgccatatagtatatacacattacatatagTTTTTCAAACGTGCTTTACTTGTTTACCACTTTATTTGGTGAGGtgcattatatacactaccgttcaaaagtttggggtcacccagacaattttgagttttccatgaaaactcacacttatatttatcaaatgagttgcaaaatgactagaaaatatagtcaagacattgacaaggttagaaataatgatttttatttcaaataataattttctctttcaaactttactttcgtcaaagaatgctccatttgcagcaattacagcattgcagacctttggcattctagctgttaatttgctgatgtaattgggagaaatttcaccccatgctaccagaagcccctcccacaagttggattggcttgatgggcacttcttgcgtaccatacggtcaagctgctcccacaacagctctatggggttgagatctggtgactgcgctggccactccattacagatagaataccagctgcctgtttcttccctaaataattcttgcataatttggaggcgtgctttgggtcattgtcctgttgtaggatgaaattggctccaatcaagcgctgtccacagggtatggcatggcgttgcaaaatggagcaatagccttccttattcaaaatcccttttaccttgtacaaatctcccactttatcagcaccaaagcaaccccagaccatcacattacctccaccatgcttgacagatggcgtcaggcactcttccagcaccttttcagttgttctgcgtctcaaaaaatgttcttctgtgtgatccaaacacctcaaacttcgattagtctgtccataacacttttttccaatcttcctctgtccaatgtcggtgtgcttttgcccatattaatattttccttttattagccagtctcagatatggctttttctttgccactctgccctgaaggccagaatcccggagttgcctcttcactttagacgttgacactggcgttttgcgggtactatttaatgaagctgccagttgaggacctgtgaggcgtctatttctcaaactagagagtacttgtcttgttgctcagttgtgcagcggggcctcccacttctctttctactccggttagagcctgtttgtgctgtcctctgaagggagtagtacacaccgttgtaggaaatcttcagtttcttggcaatttctcgcatggaataaccGTCATTTCTaagaagaatagactgtcgagtttcacatgaaagctctctttttctagccattttgagagtttaatcgaacccacaaatgtaatgctccagattctcaactagctcaaaggaaggtcagttttatagctcctctaaacagcaaaactgtttacagcggtgctaattgcacaagggttttcaaatcatccattagccttctaacaaagttagcaaacacaatgtaccattagagcactggactgatggttgctggaaatgggcctctatacacctatgtagttattgcattaaaaaccagacgtttgcagctagaatagtcatttagcacattaacaatgtagagtgtatttctgataaatttaatgttatcttcattgaaaaaaaaaaacctgtgcttttctttcaaaaataaggaaatttctaagtgaccctaaacgtttgaacggtagtgtgtgtgtgtatatatatatatatatatatatatatatacacacacacacacacacacacacacacatatatacaacttGGGGTATGTTCGCTCACAGGATCACCATATCCGGGgtcaagatggttggcacacttgaaAGATTTCACCCCTATACAGTGTATTCAGTTtgaaactggccgcaaccagctttattgtcttcatacatgAAAAGCAGTTTTACAAAACTGTACAAGATAAACGCTAGGCTGCCCAGCCTCTAACTAGACAACTTCCCTAGCTATgagggtgaaaggccttctgcccagcacctcacaacaaacataTGTTGTTACCAGAACTtttgactcccacaggctggcaatgcctgtggtgaatagatcacacctttTTTAAAGCAGGCAGCTAATTAGACTCCTAAGGCAGTCCAAACCCTGTACTGTCCTAAAGACAGAGTGGAACTTCTTTTCCACTCTAGCAATCCATACGTTTTTCCAGTGTTTTACCATAATAAATGAGAAAGGACACTTTCTCTAGTAACATTGCTTTTCCTTAGTACattctgggcccaaatcctgccGCTCAGTAGCCACACTGCTATATATCCTCCCCCCTGATCACAACCGTGGATGGGATGACTTGAGTACAACCCCCCGGGGTCAGAGTTCCTACATTGGCATTCCATCTCACATAAAACACACGATATACCATCTAAATTGGAGGCGCTATCCTACATCAAACATTTGACTCGTGTCTATCATTCTTTTATCAATATATGTACTTTCTactagggccgattctagcttttctgctgcttgaGATGAAGATTGAAATGGCACCCCCACCAGAtcttggctgttctacatcactagcagcctcacataaaaaaaaaaatatcataccacccattatctcgctgcagatcagtgactacagtactgattagaggcagaataaacatttacattaagtgactcacaggtgacgtctccatCGGGTCCAGACTTCCATgaggacttctcctggccatgacccatttctgcagttttcaggcTTTTCTGCACATATAAGATAAAGTTCTcgtggtgccacacacacacacacccctaaatattatagcaccatacactgcacctctaattatatagaaccatacacggtgtccctgattataatagcaccatacactttgtcacacacacagtgccccctgtatatatagccccctgtagacagtgccccacatacctaGTGTCCCCCattgagcccctgtagataatggcctacatatagcccccggcTGCAGGTAGTGCTCCACCAATAGCCCCTCGCACTTTatgtaaagtatttttatataagAGATATATCTCAGCTAAACCCGTTCCGTCCTCCTGCaaggcaggcctgctctcttctgagcaggtctgctggtgcTGAACCAAGGCGCAGAGTCGCTGAAATGCGCTGATTGGTAAGCtaccttgccctgtcattcaatgacgcaagtggcgcgaGGACGACATCGCGCCACTTCAGTCAATGAAAGGTGCTGAATAGCGGGACACGGAAGCCCCGCCATTCagcacttatgcatgtaattgtatctgcgtcctatagacacaAGTACagatatagtgcaggagggggtggcggcggctggttttagtggcgccgccaccccctcagagaAGCAGGCCGCCGTCTGATGCGAGATGCTCATCTCATGGACGGTGCCGCCCCGCTTTCCACTAGGTGAAGGACACAACACACTATCTGCAAAATCAAATACTTCACAATATTTTAATTCCGATGTGTGAGATAGAGTTTATTCAATTTATTCAATCACGTCTAGTGTTACTTTAATACAGGTTTCAACCAATTCCTCCTGCAGTGGTAAAGACTAGTGTTAATCCTGGTCACATGACTGTGTAATCCACCAGATCCATTTTGTACCCTGATAACTGAATAGGATCAAGATAAAATTTAGAGACCGATGTATAAACATTACCACTATGTTCTCCACTGCGATCATTTAGATTTACAGCAAACTCTGAAGCATAATAAAAATCGGTTCTTGCTGTGGTTGTTGGACACACTTTGCTCCTTTCTAatgaacacaccacaaaatcacaTCTTCTTGGTTTGTTCAGTTCAACATTAACAGAATGggaatcatttaaccccttaacgaccgcccaccgtcttttgacgtcagacggtgcatgtactcagtctacaaCTACGCCTTTTGGTGtcactgtagtagagggggtttagcgGCACCCTGGTGAAGTCTGCACTAAataccggctgtaagtaacaggtccggttcttagtgcagccatcaggacctgccgatttcgtcgtaacagcatgtgtaacagagccgccgggagtgtctaaatgacagctcctgctctaagaacgagctgttgctaccagctctgttcttagagcagcgatcaggagccaatagtattggttcctgatcttttgtgttcactatgagatccaatcatagtgataactactgtaaaataaaagtaaaaacatgtatctgtttctcctcactctgttctagctgtggagagaaacagatacaagtgtgtcagtgtccccacacaaaatcacttgttccgcacacacagtttaaaaaaaaaaaacaaccattttttcagtattttatagtatatacatatataagtatatttactgtatataataagaatcgtactataaactactttctttttagggtacgctgttagacagcatgtacgctgttagacggcgtagggtgctgttctgggcttgggtttacggtttgtgttaggcgtagggtttaggtttgaaaaaaaataaaaaaactttaaaaaaaaaatataaaaaaagtttaattcctttagtgttcttagttgattagttgataaaaaaattgaaaccgctagttccatttattatttgcggtttagactgtattatcattatggctgccagaagatacagcgttgaggaagcctatcagatgct
Proteins encoded in this window:
- the ARL14EPL gene encoding ARL14 effector protein-like — encoded protein: MSEKSMCAKNNEGQEGMERDAIKDDHPRPQKQLQIDRQLKCLAFQNPGPQVADFNPETRKQKKKAYMSQMNGYYTTNKISLKKYDKQGKLLCNNRDLCDCLEESCQGCFYPCPKCSSNKCGPECRCNRKWVYDRMQTETGDLISKLPFYVPD